The genomic stretch CAAGAACCATTCGTAAAGCAAAATGAAGAATATGTGTGGCTGTATGGTTATTAGCAATTAAACTTCGCCTATTCTCATCAACAACAGCTTTAAAGGTTTCATTGATATTTTTTGGCAATTTTTCAAGCAAATGCAGAGTCAAACCATTTTCATTGATAGTGTTAATAACTTGAATTTTTTCTTCAATGTTTTCTATATAGCCGGTGTCACCAATTTGTCCACCACTTTCGGCATAAAAAGGAGTTTTGTCGAAAACCACCTGGAACAATTTTTTCGACTTCATTTTTACAAATCGATACTTAACAATTCTGATATCGCAAATAGTTTCATCGTAGCCAACAAATTCAAAATTTTTTGCATATGCTAATTCAACCCAATCGTGAGTTTCGAGATTTGAAGCGTCTTTTGATCTTCTCTTTTGTGCTTGCATTTCTGCTTCAAATTCTTGATGATTTAAACTTAAACCTTTTTCTTTGAGAATTAATTCAGTAAGGTCTAAAGGAAAGCCGTAGGTGTCATACAATTCGAAAACAACTTTACCATTTATCTGCTTATTATTTTTGTTTATCGATTTTGAAATAATCTGATCTAATAATTTGATTCCAGTTTCAAGAGTTCGTAAAAAAGAAATTTCTTCTTCCTTTAAAACTTTAGTAATTAATTGTTTCTGTGACACTAATTCTGGAAAAGCATTTCCCATAATTTCAATAAGAACAGGAACCAATTTAAAAATGAATGGTTCTGAAAAATTCAAATACGTATATCCATACCGAACAGCTCGACGTAAAATTCTTCTGATTACATATCCGGCTTTATTATTCGAAGGCAATTGTCCATCGGCAATAGAAAAAGAAATTGCACGTAAATGATCTGCAACAACTCTCATTGCAATATCTGCATCTATGTTTTCGCCATAATTCAAATTTGCCATTTTTGCAATTTCTTGAATTAATGATTGGAACACATCTGTATCGTAATTCGACTTTTTATTTTGCACTGCCATACATAGCCTTTCGAAACCCATTCCGGTATCGACATGTTTTTTGGGCAGAAACTCTAATTCTCCACTTGCTTTTCTATTGTACTGAATAAAAACCAGATTCCAGATTTCAATTACCAGAGGATGATCTTTGTTTACCAGAGTTTTACCGTCAATAGAGGTTCTGTCTTTTTCGTCTCTCAGATCAATATGAATTTCTGAACAAGGGCCACAAGGGCCACTCTCTCCCATTTCCCAGAAATTATCTTTTTTAGAGCCATATAGGATTTTGTCTTTTTTAAGATAATTTAGCCAGTAATTATAAGCCTCAATGTCTAAGTCGAGGTTTTCAAACTTATTGCCTTCAAACACTGTAGCATATAGTCTATCGATAGGAAGATTTAAAACATCAGTCAGAAATTCCCACGCCCAACTGATAGCTTCTTTTTTAAAATAATCTCCAAACGACCAATTTCCAAGCATTTCGAACATTGTATGATGGTATGTATCATGTCCGACTTCTTCTAAATCGTTGTGTTTCCCGGATACTCTTAAGCATTTTTGCGAATTTGCAACTCTTAAGTGTTTAGCTTCAGCATTATCAAGAAAAATATCTTTAAATTGGTTCATTCCTGCATTAATGAACATTAGCGTAGGGTCGTTTTTTACAACTATTGGGGCTGAAGAAACAATCGCATGCTTTTTCGATTCAAAAAAATCATGAAATGCCTTCCTTATTTCATTTGCGTTCATAATTATTTATATTAAAAATTTTAATAATCTAAGTTTACTTTAGAATGTCATACTCTGGCCTATTGAATTTAGTAAACTCAAATTTAAAACTCCATTTTATCTTGTTATAATATTAATAAACCTGTTTCCATTTTTTTGCAAAATTAATTTATTTATTAGTTTTGCAGTATATTTAGAATATTTATTGATTTAAGTAAAATATGGCAAAAAACAAATATCATTTTGATAAAGATTCTCTCAGTTATAGTAAAATAGAACTGGGCATTAAACAAAAGATATTTAAACTGTTTACTTATTTCACAGCAAGTGTTGTAATGGCAGTAATTTTAGTTGTAGTTTTTTTGAGCTATTTCAATTCGCCAAAAGAAAAACAACTAAAAAGAGAAATTAATCAATTGTCGTTACAATATGAAATTTTGAATAAACAAGCCGAACAAATATCTGTAGTTTTGGATGATATCCAACAGAGAGATGACAATATTTACCGTACTATTTTCGAATCTGAACCAATTTCAAGCACAATAAGAAAAGCTGGAATTGGAGGTATCAACCGCTACAAAAAACATCAAGGGTACGAAAATTCTACTATCGTCATTGAAACTGCAAAAAAATTAGATAAAATTGAAAAATCTTTATACGTTCAGTCGAAATCATACGACGAAGTAGAACATCTTGTAGTTAATAAAGAGCAAATGCTAAGTTGTATCCCAGCTATTATGCCAATTTCAAACAAAGATTTAACGCGCACTTCCTCTGGCTGGGGCTATAGAATTCATCCAGTTTATAAAATCCGCAAATTTCATTATGGTATGGATTTTACTGCACCAAAGGGTACAGAAGTTTATGTTTCAGGCGATGGAGTTGTTTCGGATATTGTAAAATCGAGATGGGTTGGCTACGGACATAAAGTGATTATTGATCATGGATTCGGATACAAGACTCTATATGCTCATTTAAATTCTTTCAATGTTAAAAAAGGACAAAAAGTTAAAAGAGGTGATGTTATAGCATTTGTTGGAAACACAGGTATTTCTACTGCTCCGCATTTGCATTACGAAGTACATAAAGACGGCAAAAAAACGAATCCACAGCACTATTATTTTAAAGATTTAACTCCGGAAGAATATGATAGGATGATAGAAATCTCATCGAGTATGAATCAAACTTTTGATTAAAATTATATAACTTTTAGAAAAAACTGTAGTTATGGAAGCTAAGAAAAAGTATATTAAACCTGAAATTGAAATAGTAAAAATTGATACAGAAATATCACTTGTAATGATGACATCGCCTCCTGGCGATCCGGAAAGCAAATCTACACATCAGCAAAGAAAGGAGAAAGATAGGAAAAGAGATACTTTTGAATCACCTTTTGAGTAAAAATGAAATTAGTCAGGTAGAATTTACTATCTTTTACTGCTAAATTCTACTTTGATGGCCAAGTTCAAAACCTGTTTTTTCTCGTGAAATGAATAATAATTTAGGACTTAAATAAAATTTACCCAATGATTTTATTATTGTTTTAATCAATTTCTGCTATAGTACTTATACAATATTTGTTATTCATTTTATTAATCTACATTACACACAAAAAACAATAAAACAATGTATATCTATTATTAAGAACTTTAGTTTTTATTAACAAAAAAGGGCTGCAATGAAAATTGCAGCCCTTTTTTGTATATATCTTTTGTTCTATTCGATTGTGAATTGTTTTGTTCCTACAAAATTATTAGTAGATAATTTATAGAAATAGCTTCCCGCAGCAATATCTTTTGCATTGAACTCAACTGATTGTTCACCTGCATTAAAATCTTGAGAAACAAGTTTAACTACAATTTCGCCAATTGAATTAAAAATTTCAAGATTCACATATGAGTCTTCCGGAAGATAAAAACTAATCGTTGTAGTTTCATTAACCGGATTTGGAGCATTTTGATATAAAACATAACTGTCATCAATATCAGAAATTACATGAAGTTTTCCAACTATGCTAATTGCATCGTTTGCATAAAACTCACTACCTTCAATCCAAGTTTTTACTCCAACAGAATATTCTTTATTTTGAGATTGGTTCCATACTTTTATTGAATATTGTTCTCCAACATTTAAACCATCTTTTTGTTCTGTTGTAAAGTCATCTGCCCAAATAGTAACAGCAGAGTAATTAGAACTAATTACAGAACTACCTACTATTTTTCCATTTTCGTCAAATATTCCAATTTCATCTCCACTGTTAACCAAATCTCCCCATATTGTTTCAGGAAATCCAACTACCATATTGTTTTCAGTAATATTTACACTATTATAATAGAAGGTTTCTGTTGGAATAATACTCGACTTTGTAACAACATCGTTTGCAGGATAATAGAAATTAGTAGCAGCTGTAAGTTTAATTTTATAACCTTTTCCTGGTATCAAGTCCCCAAGATTATTAAAATTGTATTGTGGCCAGTAAACAGATCCTGATTCGTTTTTAACAATTACGATAAGGCCAACAATAGAAGTCATCATATCTTCAACATCTGCAGCTGATTGACGTAGATAAGCAATTGTATTATATCCTTCGATAAATGACAACATAGTTTCTTCCGGAACAAGAGCTGTATCTTCTAATGTAACCACCTGAGAAGTGGCCATCTTAGCTTGATATCCTTCACCAATAACCATATCTCCAATAGCATTTATACTCCATATTGGCCAATATACTCCACCACCGTCATTTTTCATAATTACAATTTCAGACTCAACTGATGCAAATACAGTGCTAATGTCGTCAGTAATATCAAGGAATGTAGAGAAAATACTCCAACCTATTGGTAAATCAATGTTTTGAACAACAGTTCCTAAAATTATTTCGATATCGTCAGAAACCGAACACCCATTTTCCGTAACAGTAACAGAATACACACCAAAATCTAATCCAGTAATAGTTTGAGTAGTTTCTCCAGTTGACCATAAATATGTGAAATTAGCATTTGCACCTGCATCTAAAACAACAGTTGCTACATTGAGAGTAGTTATATCAGTACCTAAATCTACTATTGGATCACTTACAATAACTGATTGAAGGTCGAAGCTTGCACAAGCATTGACATCAGTATAATCATATTGAATATCGAAAGTTCCAACTCCAGCTACTGCAGGATCAAATTGGTCTCCACTTATACCGGTACCACTGAAAGTACCTCCAAGAGGATCGCCTACGAGTGTAACTGCAGCATCGCCTACACAATAACCAACTCCATTAAAGCCGGTAAATGTAACTGTAGGATATCCAAAAGATTGAACAGTATATGATTTTGTATCATTTCCAGTATTATTATCAAATTCATAAGCAACAGTAATATCAAAATCATAATCAGTACTTAAAGCCGATAAATCAGCAGTTGCTATGAATGAATAAGTAAATGAACTTGTACTTGTAAAATCAGATGTTAATGTATAATTTTCAGTTACTGTATTTCCTCCAAGCTCATAAGACAAAGGTATCACTGTACCTAAGTCAATATCTCCAGGACCATTATTTGTAACAGTAACAGAAACTACCTCAGAATTAGTA from Bacteroidota bacterium encodes the following:
- a CDS encoding M23 family metallopeptidase, encoding MAKNKYHFDKDSLSYSKIELGIKQKIFKLFTYFTASVVMAVILVVVFLSYFNSPKEKQLKREINQLSLQYEILNKQAEQISVVLDDIQQRDDNIYRTIFESEPISSTIRKAGIGGINRYKKHQGYENSTIVIETAKKLDKIEKSLYVQSKSYDEVEHLVVNKEQMLSCIPAIMPISNKDLTRTSSGWGYRIHPVYKIRKFHYGMDFTAPKGTEVYVSGDGVVSDIVKSRWVGYGHKVIIDHGFGYKTLYAHLNSFNVKKGQKVKRGDVIAFVGNTGISTAPHLHYEVHKDGKKTNPQHYYFKDLTPEEYDRMIEISSSMNQTFD
- the alaS gene encoding alanine--tRNA ligase, with product MNANEIRKAFHDFFESKKHAIVSSAPIVVKNDPTLMFINAGMNQFKDIFLDNAEAKHLRVANSQKCLRVSGKHNDLEEVGHDTYHHTMFEMLGNWSFGDYFKKEAISWAWEFLTDVLNLPIDRLYATVFEGNKFENLDLDIEAYNYWLNYLKKDKILYGSKKDNFWEMGESGPCGPCSEIHIDLRDEKDRTSIDGKTLVNKDHPLVIEIWNLVFIQYNRKASGELEFLPKKHVDTGMGFERLCMAVQNKKSNYDTDVFQSLIQEIAKMANLNYGENIDADIAMRVVADHLRAISFSIADGQLPSNNKAGYVIRRILRRAVRYGYTYLNFSEPFIFKLVPVLIEIMGNAFPELVSQKQLITKVLKEEEISFLRTLETGIKLLDQIISKSINKNNKQINGKVVFELYDTYGFPLDLTELILKEKGLSLNHQEFEAEMQAQKRRSKDASNLETHDWVELAYAKNFEFVGYDETICDIRIVKYRFVKMKSKKLFQVVFDKTPFYAESGGQIGDTGYIENIEEKIQVINTINENGLTLHLLEKLPKNINETFKAVVDENRRSLIANNHTATHILHFALRMVLGTHVEQKGSLVSSENLRFDFSHFQKLTDDEISKIEAIANKMIRENLIIEDFRSLPMNKAQELGAIALFGEKYEDLVRVVKFGDSIELCGGTHVKASGQIGIIKIVSESAIAAGIRRIEAVTSIKAEKLVNQNFAEMKQIKQLFNNPKNIVSNIEKLIVENKSLQKQLEAHAKDKVKITKDSLIKNITETNGINVICEKIEVDSATSVKDLAFQLKTQIDNLFLVIGAEINGKPNLTVMISENLVKEKNLNAGQIVRELAKEIQGGGGGQAFFANAGGKKVDGINDAISKAFEIIKNV